A segment of the Octopus sinensis unplaced genomic scaffold, ASM634580v1 Contig02842, whole genome shotgun sequence genome:
AAACATAACATTCCATTACTCCCGATGGCCAGCATGTGCTACGGTTGCACACCTGAACTAATGATAGACGGACACACGATCTTGTCCTCCTCTGGGGTCCAACAAGGTGACCCCCTGGTCCATTACTCTTCTCCATGGGCGTTAACCCAACAGCACACGCCGTAAAATCACCGCTCAAAGTTTGGTGGATCTGGATGATTACTATTGTGTGGTCCTGCTCACCAAGTCATCTTGATATAGAGATCAATCGCTGTAAGTCTGAACAAAATTGGATTACAGTTGAACCCTTCAAAATGTGAGATCATAAACCTCAACGCCAACGAGGAAGATTTCGCGACTATAGTGGAAAAAATCACTCAATCTTACCGGGTGGTATTATAACCAGGAAAGGGTCGCTTGAAGTCTTAGGATCTCCCATTTTCTCGGAAGGAATCGAGAAAATACTGTCCGGAAATTATCCACTTTTGAGCTCATGTCAAGCAGGCTATCCATCCTGGACGCTCACGAAGGGTTTTTCTTGTTGAAAAACTTCATATCACTCCCCAAGCTACAACACGTTCTCCGCTCTGCCCCCTGCTTTATAAACCTGAACTTCTCAAAGAACTGGAAACAGGGCTGAAACACAGTGCCGAAAATCTCTGCAACATTCGTTTTGACGAAGCCTCGTGGACCCAAGCCACGCTTCCAATACGATTCGGAGGCATTGGTCTCCGGTCCCCAGCAGATATTGCATTACCCGCTTTCCTCTTTCGATTGTCGTGTGGACTCACTGGTGGTtgctgttctcccctttccactgAACGCAACGCATCCTCCTGTATCAGATGGCAATCGAATTTGGTCGAACAAAGGCCTCAAGACACCTGCTAACTCATTCTCACAGAGATGTTGGGACGACTGTATTCTATGTCAATTACCACCACTTGGAAGAGGTCTCTGATCAATCTCGTCTTGCATGCCTTAGAAGCGCTTCACAAAAACAATCCGGGAGCGTGGCTCAATGCATGTCCTATCCCTTCAGTCGGAAACAAACTGGACGACGAGACATTGCGAATTGCAATCTCCTACGCCTTTGCATGAAGATCTGTCGCCAGCACCGCTGTAGTTTGAGGGGCTTCCGTTGACGAATTCGGACGGCCACGCTCTCTCATGCAGACGCAGTGCAGGCCGGTTCCAAGACATCACGCAATGAACCTAATTGTCAAGAACGCTTTGCATGCAGCTGGTTTCCCGGCACAGCTGGAGCCTCCTGGTCTCATCGCACAGACGGAAAAAGACCTGATGGGATAACAATTTTCCCGTACACCAACGGGAAGTGCCTTGTTTGGGACTGCGCTTGCACCGACACCTACTCAGAGACAAACCTGATCGCCTCAGCCTCCTCTCCAGGATATGCTTCACAGAACtacgaaaaaaattaaaatattcagagcTCAAGGACAGGTTCATAGTGCAACCGATTATTGTGGAGTCATCTGGAGTCTTCGGTCCGGAAATCCATCTCTTTTATTAGGAAACTTGGATCCCTGATCTCGGTTCAGACGAAAGATAGAAGGGAGACCGAATGGCTTTCAACGCCTTTCAACAACCGTTGTCAGAGGTAATAGCCACGCTATCCTTTCTGCTCTTAAGCACCTTAATTAACTTAGGCGATATCGTGTTTAGCGTCTTAAAATCATAAGGGACCAATTTTGATTAGAAAATcgcaaataaattaatattattatattatttttaaaaattattatatatcaaaataattattatctGCAACGCTTTAACAGTATTTTGAATGATGTATTGTGGAAGGCCGTCTGCATCGActattattgtaataatactcAACCAACATATGATTTGTTACTATTTGAATTGAATCACCGAGATTGTTGTGGAAAAAAATGACCACGCAAGATACGGTCAATTGGTTGGCTCAATATCAGCTAATCAAAAAATTCGATGAAATGCGAAAACTGCAGCACGGATTGCCGTCTTCTTTCAGACAAATCCCGACTCGACAAATTAAAGTGGAAATGTAAAAATGCAATTTCTCAAAATCGATTCGAGATGGCAGCTTTTTCTCACATAGTCATCTtgaattgaagcaaattttgGACTATATCTATTTTGGGCACTCAACTAGAAACGATTATCTGCAGCAAGAATCTcgatcagactttaaaaaacatCAATTGATTGGGGGAAACTTTTACGTGATGTATGCGTAAAGTGGGTCGAGGACCATCCTTGTTCTCTCAGTGGAATTAATCAGAAACTATGTTGCCCAATTGTCGTAGAAGTGGatgaaacaattattttcatCGAAAATACGCAAGAGGTACCTGGCACGAAGGGCATTGGGTTGTTGTGGAAAAGAGAGGGGCAACCCTAGGAATATTTTTCTGGTCGTCGAAGGTTCCTGATCGGAGTCGAGACACGTTAATAACTATTAATTCTCAgtatcttttgtcttaataattcgaatttttcACTGTTTTCATGTTTTACTAAGTTGCTGTAAAAaatgtagttttaaaaaatttaatttagggTTGCCACAGTAttgtacatataaatttaattataataatttaaaaataatataataatattaatttattgcgATTTCTAATCAAAATTGGTCCCTTATGATTTTAAGACGCTAAAACACGATATCGCCataacttatattttcttttataacatgggcttttaaaaaaaaaaaaaagttcatttctaattaaaaaaataataattcaaaaattgtggcaatttgagaattggccaatttactaagaaaattaatttttttcttagtaaATTGTGAAAAAATTGGCCAATTTAAAATTGGCCAATTTGCGAGGTGTGCCAATTTGCGGAGGATTCACTGTAGTACATTTCTAATTTTCTTCCATAAATGTGGAAATTTAATTTGTAGATCTTTTGATTGCCAAAATTTAGAGATATCATCCTTTTgaaatctgtgaatatattcttaattatatttcaattcaATTATATAGTCTGTTATGCAACGTGCTACTATCTCGATGTGTGCTCTACCTGGACAACAGAaactaacaatattattaataataatatacctagAGCAGGATGGACACCGCATCGGAGAGACAGACGTCAGATGGCAAGAACATCGTCTTTGCCATTGCTGAAGGGATCGAGTGCACGACCCGGGAGGACTGGGTTAAATCCGCCCTTTCCCAAGTGTGGGAAGAGCTTCCAGGATGCCCAGAAATGGGTGGCCTACCCTGCTTCAGTGTTTCAATCGACGCTTTAGCTCGAACCTATCGTTAGATGCACTGAAGAAGCTGGCCAAGACCCCTCCTCTGGCTCGCGGGGGAGGACTGCCGCTGCGGTTACGCCGTCAGGATGCCCCCCGTGTTCTGAACAACACGAGCACCAGAGTAGTGAGTTATCGCTACTCTTGCAGGTTAAGGAGATATTTAGTAGGCATATCTCTGCGAATCGTGTTGTCCCCCTTGCGGACGCAGAGCAGAGTGACCCGAAAGATACCTCGGTGGCAACTCAGAAGTGACGTGATGGGTTGCATCAATCGTGCCATAGCTTACGCGATCGTGCGTGAGCCTCCGGAGACAATGGACGAGATTTCTCTTTATTTGTACTCGGCACAGAACCTATGATGAAATCACTCAGAGGCCTGCCCCAAAGAGTAGATGGAGAGAAAACATTGCCGCAAAAGTAGCCGCAAGGAAAGCCGAGCTGGAAGCGCTGACTGGGCACATTTTGAATGTGAGCAATGGGGTCAAGGGCAAGACTCCCCTTGGTGCGTACTTTACTTCGTCGGGAACGAGCTGCCAAATGGGACCTCAACGAGTTGAGGCGTGTCCGGGCAGAGAGGGAGGAGCTGATTCTCGTTTATCAGAAGAAGCTCTCAACTCATGAGTCTCGGTGTCAGCGCAGGCGGGAGAACAACCTGTTTGAATTTAATCGCAGGTCGTTCTATCGTCGGTTGCACGGAGAGACGAAGGAGGGTACCCAGCAAAAGGCCGAAAGCTTGACACATGGGGGAGTATGTGGAAAGCACGTCCTCGCAAGGGTGTGTCGTTTCCGTTTTTGTGGACCCGATGCTCCCTTGATGACCGAGTCTTGTGGTGTCCCTGACATCCGCAAGAAGTTCGATGAAGCAGTAACCCGTCTCTCTGACTGGAAGACACCTGGGGTCGATAagtgtataatttctttattaaaaattgcAAACCTATCCATGATTGCATGTGTCGAGCAATCGAACAGTTTACACTAGACCCTGGCTCGATTCCAGAgtggttatgtactggggtcacttATTTGATCCCTAAAGTAGATAACCCTTCCGCTCCGACAGATTATCGTCCGATAACCTGTATGCCCAACCTGTACAAGTTATGACTAAGGTGGTGGCTACTGAGGTCAGAAATTTCGTGGAGGTGAATGGGTTCTGTCCGAGAACCAGTTAGGTACTCGGCTGGATTGTCAGGGAGCTAAGGAGCAGGCACTGATCAACAAATGCCTCGCGAGAGCCCACGGAAACTCACTAGTGTCAATGTGGGTGGATGTGAAGAAGGCATATGACTCGGTTGATCATGCCTACCTCGTTGAGTGTCTGCGATGCTTAAGTTGCCAATGTgtttatcaaatttgttgcaaCTGTGATGGACAGGTGGAACGTCCATCTAAATTACAACAAATGCGATATAGGCGAGGTGAAACTAGAGAGGGGCATATTACAGGGCGACAGCATGTCTCCGCTGCTGTTCGTCCTCTGCCTAGAACCGCTGAGTAGAGTCCTCACTGCCCAATTCGAACAAATGTCGATCGAACTGAAGGAGGGTGTTTAGCACCAACCATCTCATGTTCATAGACGACATTAAGCTGTTCGCTCGGTCTTCAGAGATCCTTCACTCAATGGGTAAAAGTCCTGAAAGGTTTCATGAAGGCCGTGGGGGTTGGAGCTCAACTACAACAAGTCGGCGACTAACACCCCTGTGTGTGGTGACCTAGTCAAAGTCTTGGAGGACACCAAGGATATAAGTATCTTGGTGTGGTTGAGAGTCCAGCCTCATTAATCACACCCGAAACGAGAAAGTGTGTAGTGGAGGGTGTGCGTAGTAGGGCGGCAATGTTATGTAAGACTCGGCTTAATGCACGGAACTTATTTCATGCCTTGAACGAGTATGCCATCTCATTGCTAAACTACTACGTGGCCTGATCGAATTCGAGCCGAGTGAGTACGATGAAATGGACCTTATTGTCCGAAGAGTACTCCGAGAGAATCATGTCCACGTGTTGGCAAGCAATAAGGAGAGATTGTACTTGTCTCGCGGGCAGCTAGGACGTGGACTGAGTAACATCGTACACTTAAGTGAGCGAATTCTTACTAAGATGCACGACACCTTGTGGAGTGGGTCGAGTGTATCCCAAAGGAAGGCTGCCATCCTTGCTGCTGAAAAAGCGCGTGGTACACACCTAGGGACATAAAAGGCTATGTGTCGGCTAAGTATGGTCTAGGTGCTACCCAAGTTAATGGAAGGAGTTGATCCAAACTTCAAAAGGAGTCTTTAATTAAAAAGATCAACTTAAAAGTCCTTCACAAGACTCTCTTTAGCAGCACATTGACGTATCGTCGTCATCTACGTGGCTGAAATATGGGAATAACTCTCCCCGATCAGAAGGGTTGTTCTCATATTTCCAGGATAGAAACTTTTTTAATGGTCAACGGAAACAGTGTAACCACTGTAAGAGTAAGGCAATGACCGTTGACCATTTAGCCACGAAGTGCGGGAGTATGCTTTACCATGATTACTAGGGCAATTTAAGTGCTAaaatgctatttttactttttatattttttttaatataaaattgaatttggaataattattttttaattttgttaaaaaaaacatacattataaatgctataaatgctatttgtaattttaaatgctaatttttttttaaatgctaatttaaattgcatttaaaatttttttaatgccacccatattaaataaaataatttagcacGCTATATAGTATTTTGAGTGATGCCAAAACCCAAGTGTTCGTTGCTTAAGAAAGCCAAGCGTATAGTTCAGAATTCAAGATGAGTTTGTATTGCTGACCATGGCCTTCTATTTTGTTCTCTTTGTTTATCCAAAGTCAACTGTGCAAAAAAATTTTCTGTCGATTCTCATTGTTCTTCTTTAAAACATCAGAACAATATGCGTATAAATGTAATACAATTGTAGGTCATTCATGTGATTCAGTTCAAACGAGATTAACTGAATCAATCAAAGTAGATTCGGTTTAAAGAACGATCACGGAAACTTTTGTGCAAGCAAACATCCCGctatacaaattaaaaaatgattcgatcaaaaaaatgtttaaaacatttaACATTAACACCGTCCGAATTTTTATGCAGAACTACGGTTAAATTTCTTGCACAAAAAAAGATAAATGAGTTGACAAAATTATTAACgtattaaagtttattttttaacttttaaaaacgaaaagatttttataataattgatgAAACAGATATCCGAAGGAAAAGTTTTGTAGTGATTCTAATTGGAAGCATTCGCTTTCCAACAAAATCCTATTTGGTTGAATGCAAACCACTGGAAAATCATGCCAATGCTGCTGTCATCTGCCAAATAATAGATGACGTCATTAGAGAAATGAAGATTATTCGTGACAATTTTTATCTGTTAATCTCAGATGCCGCTCCTTATATGATTTCTGGTGATATAAAAGTATCTAAATAAATAGGCGGTAAAACTTTAATGGTCATGTATAACACATGCATCATGTGACTTGTGTTTCTCATTTGTTACACAATACGGTTTTACGTATAAAGTCTGCATATCCGGAAATAGATGGCTTAATTGCAAGCATTAAAGCTGCCACAGTAAAAAACCGAAGACGTCGTAATTTGTTCAAGGATGTTGGATACCCACCTGATGTCGTAATTACTAggtattctttttcttaatttatgcAGATGGGGAAGTTGGTTTAAAGCAGCGAAATATTATTTTacgaattttgaaaaaatttgtgaAATTGTTAACGCATTTCAGTCAGATGGAGTTTTAGTATCAAATGCTAAACATCATGTAAATAATCCCGATATTAAGTTGAAATTAACGgagataaaatttaaatgtttttttattattttggcgcCTGGGGATCATATCGAACACAGAGAGAGGATGCGTAGTCTGATTGGGAATGTCGGGATCACCTAATAATCTTGTTTTCTGGCCTGACGGTGCTCttggtttttaaataaataaatttttattattttaagttatagattttacaattttaaatgcTAGATTTGATCATTTTAAgtgctaatttttttaattataaatgctaGATTTAgcgctaaatttttttttttaagtgctaAAAAAAATTGCCCTAATGATTACACATGGAGGCATAACGAGGTGTGAGGTCCCTCCATCTTTTGCTCTGCAATAAGTACGGCTTGAGGCGGTCCAGAAAGTTGCGAACCCATCGAGTTCAATCGGTGTGTGAGAACTCGCGGGTGTGCATTAAGGTGGATACCCCCATACGCACCTCGATTGTTGTCCAGCACAACAGACCCGACATTGTGGTCCACGATAAGGTCACCGGGGAGATTGTTATCGTGGAGGTGGGCATCACGTGCCTAGACCGTTTGCAAATAGTGAAagtggagaaaaggaggaagtatgacctccttgcaaacgagctaggactgatgcaccagtgcaaagtccatgtcatcacgtgtgtgatgacatgggatggactggtcaccaaataccacaagcggtacttaagacagttggatgtagataagtctctacaggcttatatacagtgggcgcaaaaaaaatccggttttctaatttctctatttttttatattgtgcgatataatatttttttttaatcttaaattttagtgaaaagtaactcttatttttttattttgattattttcattatttttttcaagaGATATTTCCAATTTAAATTTACAATGCGCAAAAAAAAcccggttttttaaaaaaatgtcaaattaatatttaatatgccGTCCTTTAGCCATAAAAACATCGTACACCCTTCTCGGCATGCTGTTTATGAGTTTCTGTATTAGATCTTTCGGCATATTTTCCCAAATTTCGATAATTTTATCTTTCAGCTCATGCATATTTTTTGGAGGATTTTCGTAcaatttacttttaatatatgcCCAAAGATGTTCTATTGGATTTAAATCTGGCGATTGCGGTGCCCAATCCAATAGTTTGACGCTTCTTTcggcaatttcaaatttttgagaataaaagactcaataattaaaaaaaccgaGTTTTTTTTgcgcattttaaaattaaattcaagatatctctatgaaaaataaaaaaatacttaaaattaaaaacatactcgatttacatttcaaaatgatactaaattaaaaaaaaataatataaaatttatattgaaaaattcgaaaaataagaaaaccggattttttttgcgcccactgtacagtcaactgttcttaagaggactctggagagtgtctcgtttgatgctcgccgatccagccctttcctgacgtttagtcagcaagaggcgctggactgcaccttctcgaaggtctacagtgccagagaagaggaggaagaaggggaggaggtgcgtggagtgccgccttctgctcacttcgaaggctctggacttagttagtaaaattacttagttaattagtttctttcttaataaaaattaaaatcaattcaattatcTCTTCCTGCATTGTTTCGTTCATATCTTCTAGCACACATGAAAACGGATCAATCATCCATGCttcaaattcaaaatcaaacaAATCTTTGAATCTAAGAGATATATCCGCTTCTAGTTCCGTCAAATATTGTTTTgactaaaatatttacttatctcAGATAGTTATGAAATGTTTCCAAActgatttatagaaaaaaattatgtcgataaagcaataattttcttgcaaatgttttcattattcttttgcaatcaatcatgttgacaaaatttccttgaagaagaatagtaatttcattaaattttgtaaaaatccAATTCAAATagaatatatcatttttttcgTGAAATGATTTCTTCAGTTTAAATCAAGTTTTCTTCAGTTTGCAAAAATTGCATTGTAAAGATTAATAAATCTTTCTAAAGCATTTCCTTTGAAAGCCATCTTACTTTCGTATGTAATAAAAGTCGAATAAAATCTTCATCAGCATCCTTACAAAACTTtgcttcttgtttttattttgttaattgttttgatTACAATGTTTAAAGATTGATGTAAATCATAACATAAAATCTTCGATACCAGTGGATGGTGATGTAAAATACAAAGAACGGGGCGATATCGTGTTTTAGCGTCTTAAAATCATAAGGGACCAATTTTGATTAGAAATcgcaaataaattaatattattatattattttttaaaaattattataattatcaaaataattattatctGCAACGCTTTAACAGTATTTTTGAATAATGTCTCGTGGAAGGCCGTCTGCATCgactattattgttaataatactcAACCAACATATGATTTGTTACTATTTGAATTGAATCACCGAGATTTTGTGGAAATAACAATGACCACGCAAGATACGGTCAATTGGTTGGCTCAATATCAGCTAATCAAAAATTCGATTATCTGTACGGATTATTGGCCAGCCTACAATAGAATCGAATTGTTAGGATATGCCGATCATTTAAGAGTCAACCACAGCCGCAATTTTGTTGACCAGAACAATCGCTCCACACATACGCAGGGAATCGAGTCATTGTGGTCTCACGCCAAGAAAAAGCTAAAAAGGATGAATGGAACATCCCGTGTTCTTTTTAATTCtcacctggcggaatttgaatggcGGTGGAGAAATGATACGTATCCCTGTGGAGGCGGGAATgcatttattaaaatgttaataaCTATTAATTCTCAGTATCCTTTGTCTTAATAATCGAGTTTTTCACTGTTTTCATGTTTTACTAAGTTGCTGTAAAAaatgtagttttaaaaaatttaaatttagggTTGCCacagtatgtacatataatttaattataataatttttaaaaaataatataataatattaatttagttGCGATTTCTAATCAGAATTGGTCCCTTATGATTTTAAGACGCTAAAACACGATATCGCCAAGAACGGTAATGACCCATGGATAATctttaagaagaaaaacaattccCTTATATCTCCAACCATTGACATCGCAGCATCAGTCGCACAGGAAAccaaattttcaaataatatttcatttgtttcaaaaAACACTTTTACTACGGAATATATTAACATTCCAGTTGTACAGGTTTCTAATAATTCGACAAACAATTAATCCTCATTTAATACACATTCATTATCgaaatacctaaattttattaaaaaaattcgaaaataaccTCACAAATCCCATTAAAACAGCTTTACTATAAACCaggcattctcaacctttttttgttcatcgccccctaagatattttatcgccccctttgaaattttatcgcccccttgttcacatacaattaaaaaaatttttggcattgtcccttaattggttttttttgtatataactcaaaaatcaaaatataaaataataaatcaaatgtaaaaaaaattgaatttgtaTTAAAATTATTAGTGAGACCCTTGATATTGATGTTTACTCGCTAAATATTCTATGTCGGGTTTAATTTTGCTCAACTTTAGGCGTATATCGCCTCTATAACACACTTCCAGTCTATTTCTTTCACATTGTGTATTATGATTGACAAAACTAAATCCACTTTCAACTAAATAAGTGGTAGGGAATGTCAATAGTACATTACTCATTTCCTTccataaatttggaaatttcATTTTTAGATCTTTTGATTGCCAAAATTTAGAGATACCATCCTGTTgaaatctgtgaatatattcttcattatatttcaatTCAATTATCTCTTCTTGGATTGTTTCGTTCATATCTTCTGGCACACATGAAAACGGATCAATCATCCATGCTTCAAATTCCAAATCAAACAAATCTTTGAACCTAAGAGATATATCCGCTTCTAGTTCCGTCAAATGTTGACAATATGTCAtaatattgttttgaataaaatatttacttatctcGGATAGTTGTGAAATGTTTTCAAACTGatttatagaaaaattatgtcgataaagcaataattttcttgcaaatgttttcattattcttttgcaatcaatcatgttgacaaaatttccttgaagaagaatagtaatttcattaaattttgtaaaaatccAATTCAAATAGAATATATCATTTTTTCGTGAAAGCATTTCCTTTTGAAAGCCATCTTACTTCCGTGTGTAATAAAAGTCGAATAAAATCTTCACCAGCATCCTTACAAAACTTTCTAAAAAGACGATCACATTTGCTTCGTGTTTTTATTCTGTTAATTGttttaattacaatatttaaaGATTGATGTAAACCAGGACATATAATCTTCGATACCAGTTGGTGGCAATGTAAAATACAATGAACCGTAATGACCCATAGATAATCTTtttcaataaaagaaacaaatcccTTATATCTTCCAACCATTGACATAGCACCATTAGTCGCACAGGAAAccaaattttcaaataatattccATTTGTTTCAAAAAACCCTTTTACTACGGAATATATTGACATTCCAGTTGTACAGGTTTCCAATAATTCGACAAACAATAAATCCTCATTTAATACACATTCATTATCgaaatacctaaattttattaaaacttcGAAAATAACCTCACAAATCCCATTAAAACAGCTTTACTATCTACAATGACGCTTTCATCAATTTGTAATGAAAACTTACTTCGCTTCAGTCTTTCAATAAGGATTTCCTTTACATTGTCACCCATTTGATCAATTCTTCGACGAATCGAATCATTGCTAAGAGGTAGACTTTTAATAAGTTTAGAAGCATCTTGATGCACTACATCCGATATTATTACTTCCAGTGATGGAATTATGCGATAGTATGAGAACTGGAATTTTTCGCaataatttcagcaattttataaAAAGCGATGTGCGCACCCACAACtacatatagataaatgttaAATAACCATCATGTACTAGAGAGAAGACATCTTGGATACCAaacaagaatgtaaaaacagcgtgctattttaaatataaaatttaaggataaacactatagaaaaaatattaataaatctg
Coding sequences within it:
- the LOC115227369 gene encoding SCAN domain-containing protein 3-like encodes the protein MSIQKAIRKTHYAEKSLLEDDYSEEELNKLMKLHFSYYRIIPSLEVIISDVVHQDASKLIKSLPLSNDSIRRRIDQMGDNVKEILIERLKRSKFSLQIDESVIVDSKAVLMGFFENISQLSEISKYFIQNNIMTYCQHLTELEADISLRFKDLFDLEFEAWMIDPFSCVPEDMNETIQEEIIELKYNEEYIHRFQQDGISKFWQSKDLKMKFPNLWKEMSNVLLTFPTTYLVESGFSFVNHNTQCERNRLEVCYRGDIRLKLSKIKPDIEYLASKHQYQGSH